In the Solibacillus sp. FSL K6-1523 genome, one interval contains:
- a CDS encoding DUF4179 domain-containing protein, translating into MENNIKKSLDSIDVPLDKLDDAILKGIHSQQKKRKFPIKKGMLMILASGVLILCSGFISPKVATVLANVPLIGFMYSIEEHDAGLYDALSDDNKVVLNETVTSSGIPFTIEEVVYDGARLNIIFTMPEYGDVYPLTILVDGERINNSESLRELDGDGVFRGLWEIQATEPLPEAFDLTIKIHQIDHTKGDWQFTTPIQKVNNESKELAAGQKGIVDDIEFTMESVVTSTTMTMVEVRFNEDYNKLFSENRAIHPTFVDQNNNPLAVLNASGSGDENGLVYKYLLNPLADDVTNIQLIYYFIPNLNNQIEMKEPIPKHLPQRISLGEAGYLIISNIANDGIESTMTLTVESDIPFDHNFTPGFVDIRNTEGESLVTDYIHAVAPNEYKLTYQNNVGKAYIHTRQLPQIQVEETAKVMIPIQ; encoded by the coding sequence ATGGAGAACAATATTAAAAAATCATTGGATTCTATTGATGTGCCGCTAGACAAGCTTGATGATGCCATTTTAAAAGGTATTCATTCGCAACAAAAGAAGCGCAAATTCCCTATTAAAAAAGGGATGTTAATGATACTTGCGAGTGGTGTACTCATCTTATGTTCAGGGTTTATTTCCCCTAAAGTTGCTACGGTGCTAGCGAATGTCCCACTAATTGGCTTTATGTATTCCATTGAGGAGCATGATGCGGGTCTGTATGATGCACTTTCAGATGATAATAAAGTAGTGTTGAATGAAACCGTTACAAGTAGCGGCATCCCTTTTACAATAGAAGAAGTTGTTTATGATGGTGCCCGTTTAAATATAATTTTTACTATGCCAGAATATGGTGATGTGTATCCATTAACAATTTTAGTGGACGGAGAAAGAATAAATAACAGTGAAAGTTTGCGTGAACTAGATGGGGACGGGGTATTTCGTGGATTGTGGGAAATCCAAGCAACCGAGCCGTTACCTGAAGCTTTCGACTTAACAATTAAAATACATCAAATTGATCATACAAAAGGAGATTGGCAATTCACAACACCAATTCAAAAGGTGAATAATGAAAGTAAGGAGCTTGCTGCTGGTCAAAAGGGGATAGTGGATGATATTGAATTTACTATGGAAAGTGTAGTGACTTCTACAACAATGACAATGGTAGAAGTCAGGTTTAATGAAGATTATAATAAATTATTTTCCGAAAATAGAGCGATTCATCCTACATTTGTAGACCAAAATAATAATCCGCTAGCAGTGCTTAATGCATCAGGTAGCGGAGATGAAAATGGGTTGGTGTATAAGTATTTACTAAATCCGTTAGCAGATGATGTGACTAATATTCAACTGATTTATTATTTCATACCAAATTTGAATAATCAGATTGAAATGAAAGAGCCGATACCGAAACATTTACCACAGCGGATCTCTTTAGGGGAAGCTGGTTATCTTATTATTTCAAATATAGCAAATGATGGGATAGAGTCAACAATGACATTAACAGTAGAAAGTGATATTCCATTTGACCATAACTTCACACCGGGCTTTGTCGATATTAGGAATACAGAAGGTGAGAGCCTTGTGACAGATTATATCCATGCAGTTGCACCAAATGAATATAAATTAACATATCAAAATAATGTAGGTAAAGCATATATCCATACACGTCAGCTACCACAAATACAGGTGGAAGAAACTGCAAAAGTGATGATTCCAATTCAGTAG
- a CDS encoding sigma-70 family RNA polymerase sigma factor codes for MSLLAKAKKGNDQAFLQLIQNEKVKLYKMAYIYMKNETDALDVVQETITKALNNIQTVKNEQYFSTWLLKILINTALETLRKSQKVIYMEEQFFEQGEAFSIDEKIDLLQAIEQLDEKYKTVILLRYYRDMQTKDIASLLECPEGTVKTNLHRALNELRKHFTKGGKVYGEQY; via the coding sequence ATGTCTTTATTAGCAAAGGCTAAAAAGGGGAATGATCAAGCATTTCTACAACTCATACAAAACGAAAAAGTAAAGCTTTACAAAATGGCGTATATTTACATGAAAAATGAAACGGATGCACTTGATGTCGTACAAGAAACAATTACGAAAGCGTTAAACAATATTCAGACGGTTAAAAATGAACAATATTTTTCGACATGGCTCTTAAAGATCTTAATTAATACCGCACTTGAAACACTTCGTAAAAGCCAAAAAGTCATTTACATGGAGGAGCAATTTTTCGAACAGGGAGAAGCATTTTCTATTGACGAAAAAATCGATTTATTGCAAGCGATTGAGCAGTTAGACGAGAAATATAAAACAGTTATTTTATTAAGATATTATCGAGATATGCAAACGAAGGATATTGCATCGTTACTGGAATGCCCAGAAGGTACAGTTAAAACGAATTTGCATAGGGCGTTAAATGAGTTAAGGAAGCATTTTACAAAAGGGGGTAAAGTGTATGGAGAACAATATTAA
- a CDS encoding iron-containing alcohol dehydrogenase: MSDVLKQFVMPSVNLFGAGAIQEVGNKLNDLEVKKTLIVTDEGLHKLGLSQQIANIITAAGIEVAIFPKAEPNPTDKNVEEGIAVYVAENCDSIVSLGGGSAHDAAKGIGIIASNGGRIHDYEGVDQTQNPLVPLIAINTTAGTASEMTRFTIITDTARKVKMAIVDKHVTPLVSINDPELMVGLPPALTAATGLDALTHAIEAFVSTNATPITDACAEKVLQVIPEYLPRAYANGADLEAREQMVYAQFLGGMAFNNASLGYVHAIAHQLGGFYNLPHGVCNAILLPHVCRFNITARTERFAKIAELLGANIDGLSKRDAAEEAILAIEALAQDLNIPSGFRELGVKDEDIEILAKNAMLDVCAATNPRKATLEDIKQIITNAMGPVAVPANQNEAVTVS, translated from the coding sequence ATGTCAGACGTTCTAAAGCAATTTGTCATGCCATCAGTAAACTTATTTGGAGCAGGTGCAATTCAAGAAGTTGGTAACAAACTAAACGATTTAGAAGTGAAAAAGACATTGATCGTAACAGATGAGGGCTTACACAAATTAGGTCTCTCACAACAAATTGCTAATATCATTACAGCTGCTGGTATTGAAGTAGCAATTTTCCCGAAAGCAGAACCAAATCCAACAGACAAAAACGTTGAAGAAGGTATCGCGGTTTATGTTGCCGAGAACTGTGATTCAATCGTTTCGCTTGGAGGCGGCAGTGCACACGATGCAGCAAAAGGTATCGGTATTATTGCTTCGAATGGTGGGCGCATTCATGATTATGAAGGCGTAGATCAAACACAAAATCCATTAGTTCCGCTAATTGCCATCAATACAACTGCTGGTACAGCGAGCGAAATGACGCGCTTTACAATTATTACGGATACAGCGCGTAAAGTAAAAATGGCCATTGTCGACAAACATGTTACCCCTCTTGTGTCGATTAATGATCCTGAATTGATGGTTGGTTTACCACCAGCACTAACAGCAGCAACTGGCTTAGATGCATTAACACATGCAATCGAGGCATTTGTTTCAACGAATGCAACACCAATTACAGATGCTTGTGCTGAAAAAGTACTCCAAGTAATTCCAGAATATTTACCGCGCGCCTATGCAAACGGTGCTGATTTAGAGGCACGTGAGCAAATGGTTTACGCACAATTTTTAGGAGGAATGGCGTTCAACAACGCATCATTAGGGTATGTACATGCCATTGCCCATCAATTAGGTGGCTTCTATAACCTACCACATGGTGTATGTAACGCGATTTTATTACCACATGTTTGCCGTTTCAACATAACTGCACGCACAGAACGCTTTGCTAAAATTGCAGAATTATTAGGTGCAAACATTGACGGACTAAGCAAACGCGATGCTGCTGAAGAAGCGATTTTAGCAATTGAAGCGTTAGCACAAGACTTAAATATTCCAAGTGGCTTCCGCGAGCTTGGTGTTAAAGACGAAGACATCGAAATTTTAGCTAAAAATGCGATGTTAGACGTTTGCGCTGCAACAAACCCACGCAAGGCGACTCTTGAAGATATTAAACAAATTATTACAAATGCAATGGGACCGGTTGCCGTGCCAGCTAACCAAAATGAAGCTGTAACTGTATCTTAA
- a CDS encoding methyl-accepting chemotaxis protein, which yields MLTMFQSKKEDIEQFKLKIDELNAKLDTKDNEFQIFLNELHKELIDTIEQHDKVNDQHTILGEMVGQILKEFNKVEQSTVQSTMISDRALSNGSTLLSSSAEMVSLSESSKEAVHDVERLIDSLGLQSEKTSASMGDLSERSKQITEIVQVIGDISNQTNLLALNASIEAARAGEHGKGFSVVAEEVKKLAESTKTSTEDIANLTKQIEQQIAQAYTDNKNNMQLVTEGITKSASTSSQIDHLLQIISNVQLGVSELLAFIKEQKTSSEDVMNKFKTTTALFNDTNKVLTNHIDESEIVTGKLLQAVDQVKNYTK from the coding sequence ATGTTGACAATGTTTCAATCTAAAAAAGAGGATATTGAACAATTTAAATTAAAGATTGATGAACTTAATGCAAAACTTGATACAAAAGACAATGAATTTCAAATCTTTTTAAATGAATTACATAAGGAACTAATTGATACAATCGAACAACATGATAAAGTAAATGATCAACATACGATTTTAGGCGAAATGGTAGGGCAAATTTTAAAAGAGTTTAATAAAGTTGAACAAAGTACGGTTCAATCGACAATGATTTCTGATCGTGCCCTAAGTAATGGCAGCACACTTTTATCTTCATCGGCTGAAATGGTTTCGTTATCTGAAAGTAGTAAAGAAGCAGTGCATGATGTGGAGCGCTTAATAGATTCATTAGGACTGCAATCAGAGAAAACATCAGCGAGCATGGGGGATTTAAGCGAACGTTCAAAACAAATTACAGAAATTGTCCAAGTAATTGGCGATATTTCCAATCAAACAAATTTATTAGCATTAAATGCCTCGATTGAAGCAGCGCGAGCAGGGGAACATGGGAAAGGTTTCTCAGTTGTTGCAGAAGAAGTAAAAAAATTGGCTGAAAGTACAAAAACAAGTACAGAAGATATCGCAAATTTAACGAAACAAATCGAACAACAAATTGCTCAAGCCTATACAGACAATAAAAATAATATGCAATTAGTAACAGAAGGCATTACGAAAAGTGCATCTACTTCATCGCAAATTGATCATTTATTACAAATTATTTCGAACGTCCAATTGGGTGTGAGTGAGCTACTTGCGTTTATAAAAGAACAAAAAACATCAAGTGAAGATGTCATGAATAAATTCAAAACGACAACGGCACTTTTCAATGACACGAATAAAGTACTTACAAATCATATCGACGAGTCCGAAATTGTAACAGGAAAATTATTGCAAGCAGTGGATCAAGTGAAGAACTATACGAAATAA
- a CDS encoding glycerophosphodiester phosphodiesterase family protein yields the protein MKKRKGKNVTIVLGLCIVMIAFIWFNNTSQFYSKDTNYKILAHRGLAQTFDISIVESDTNTAEIIYPPEHPYLENTISSMKAAFDHGADVVELDIKLTKDRQLAVFHDFTLEYRTNGNGKIKDYTMEELKKLDIGYRYTADKGITFPFRGQGIGMMPSLDEVFAAFPNQEFLIHEKDGDMETTKVLWDNYLSEMSKNQLNQITVYGDGDSEGFNYLQSKHSNMKLLTNDRMKNALLKYELIGWTGYIPKELHNMELHLPLNYAKYLWGWPNKFVARMESVNTRVVIVEGNGKWSEGFDTKASLKKIPAGYQGYIWTNRVDRITK from the coding sequence ATGAAAAAACGTAAAGGTAAAAATGTAACGATTGTTTTGGGATTATGTATCGTAATGATTGCTTTCATTTGGTTCAATAATACAAGTCAATTTTATTCAAAAGATACGAACTATAAAATTTTGGCGCATCGAGGACTGGCTCAAACGTTTGATATATCAATAGTGGAAAGTGATACGAATACAGCTGAAATCATTTATCCACCAGAGCACCCTTATTTAGAAAATACAATTTCCTCAATGAAAGCTGCGTTTGATCATGGAGCGGATGTAGTAGAATTGGACATTAAATTAACGAAGGATCGCCAGCTTGCTGTTTTTCATGATTTCACATTAGAATATCGCACAAATGGAAACGGCAAAATCAAAGATTATACGATGGAGGAATTAAAGAAGCTAGACATTGGCTACCGGTATACAGCGGATAAGGGCATTACTTTTCCGTTTCGCGGTCAAGGTATTGGGATGATGCCTAGCTTAGATGAGGTATTTGCTGCTTTTCCAAATCAAGAGTTTCTTATCCATGAAAAAGATGGCGATATGGAAACGACGAAAGTATTGTGGGATAACTATTTAAGCGAAATGTCTAAAAATCAATTGAATCAAATAACCGTCTATGGTGATGGAGACAGTGAAGGATTTAACTATTTACAATCAAAGCATAGTAACATGAAGCTGTTAACGAATGATAGGATGAAAAATGCACTTTTAAAATATGAATTAATCGGTTGGACGGGTTATATACCAAAAGAATTGCATAATATGGAGTTGCACCTACCTTTGAATTATGCAAAATATTTATGGGGTTGGCCAAATAAATTTGTGGCTCGAATGGAATCTGTTAATACAAGAGTTGTAATTGTTGAAGGAAATGGGAAATGGTCGGAAGGATTTGACACAAAAGCCAGCCTTAAAAAAATTCCAGCAGGTTATCAAGGATATATTTGGACAAATCGAGTAGATAGGATTACTAAGTAA
- a CDS encoding glycosyltransferase family 4 protein codes for MSKKIAFICSVESYKLSEAHFFKDLCLVPILLGKYLNYDVSILTTELNESVLHQTFPSVKFEHIPFEGNFEANMNAYLMEHAQEIDIAFAIGPYPSYLSMLKTYKHYNQNGKIYMKLDVNRYWLSRLMTYSYFEELLQVCDLVTSECESIQTEINSVLNVDVKLIPNGYYEYFPTEPVAFDQKKNRILTVGRLDAPEKQIKFAVNAFLAAELEDWEFRLVGSMSDQFKQELNAMLEGSPHAKQVVIVGPIYDKYLLEQEYRQAKIFCLTSTVECYAHVFAEAAKNGCYIISTNVDGAYDITKNQRFGKIHPIYDWENIGREMKRAAAQEVVLANTCEEIQKFARADLNWEVIVKRIADLLDE; via the coding sequence ATGTCAAAAAAAATCGCTTTTATTTGTAGTGTGGAATCATATAAACTTTCTGAAGCTCATTTTTTCAAAGATCTTTGTCTTGTCCCGATTTTACTTGGAAAATATTTAAATTACGATGTAAGTATTTTAACGACTGAATTAAATGAATCTGTACTTCATCAAACATTTCCTTCCGTTAAATTCGAACATATTCCTTTTGAAGGTAATTTTGAGGCAAATATGAATGCTTACTTAATGGAACATGCGCAAGAAATTGATATTGCCTTTGCTATTGGTCCATATCCATCCTATTTATCTATGCTCAAAACATATAAACACTATAATCAAAATGGTAAAATTTACATGAAACTGGATGTCAATCGCTATTGGTTGAGCCGATTAATGACGTATTCTTACTTTGAAGAGTTGCTTCAAGTTTGTGATTTGGTTACTTCTGAATGTGAATCGATTCAAACAGAGATTAATAGCGTGTTGAATGTAGATGTCAAACTCATTCCAAATGGGTATTATGAATATTTTCCGACGGAGCCCGTAGCTTTTGATCAGAAAAAAAATAGGATTTTAACAGTGGGTCGGTTAGATGCGCCAGAAAAACAAATCAAGTTTGCTGTGAATGCTTTTTTAGCAGCGGAACTTGAGGATTGGGAGTTTCGGTTAGTTGGTTCCATGTCAGACCAGTTCAAACAGGAATTAAATGCAATGCTAGAAGGGAGCCCTCATGCAAAACAAGTTGTTATTGTAGGACCCATTTATGATAAATATTTGTTAGAGCAAGAGTATCGGCAAGCGAAAATATTTTGCCTCACATCCACGGTAGAATGCTATGCACATGTGTTCGCGGAGGCGGCTAAAAATGGGTGTTATATTATTTCTACAAATGTAGACGGAGCTTACGATATTACAAAAAATCAACGCTTCGGCAAAATTCATCCAATATATGATTGGGAAAATATCGGGCGAGAAATGAAACGCGCGGCAGCACAAGAAGTAGTTCTTGCAAATACATGCGAGGAAATCCAAAAGTTTGCGAGAGCAGATTTGAACTGGGAAGTGATTGTGAAGAGAATCGCGGATTTGTTAGACGAGTGA
- a CDS encoding glycosyltransferase family 2 protein: protein MKISFLTPAYNSGDWIVTMLNSIPPEYAYEIIVCDDGSTDATLAILKDYQRYFPVLKILENGTNLGASESYNRCIAEATGDYIAIIDSDDHYLPAIRDVLAQVDGTYDIYYYNMYVKAGYSFFKDESNCYSLPGQFKIIRRSFIGDAKFTTRRDIAGDWDFNRMLMEKNPSSKYTGILAYWYNFPRENSESDLHQRGLK from the coding sequence TTGAAAATTAGTTTTTTAACGCCTGCTTACAATAGTGGGGATTGGATTGTGACGATGCTTAATAGTATTCCACCAGAATATGCTTATGAAATTATCGTCTGTGATGACGGCTCCACAGATGCGACACTTGCTATATTAAAAGACTATCAACGTTATTTTCCTGTGTTAAAAATTTTAGAAAATGGGACCAATTTAGGCGCGAGTGAATCGTACAATCGATGTATTGCAGAAGCAACGGGTGATTATATCGCAATCATTGATAGTGATGACCATTACTTACCGGCGATTCGCGATGTGTTGGCACAAGTCGATGGAACATATGACATTTACTATTACAATATGTACGTGAAAGCGGGCTATTCATTTTTCAAAGATGAATCCAATTGTTATTCATTACCAGGTCAATTTAAAATTATCCGAAGAAGTTTTATCGGGGATGCGAAATTTACAACAAGACGCGATATCGCGGGAGATTGGGATTTTAATCGCATGCTCATGGAGAAAAATCCGTCAAGCAAATACACTGGTATATTAGCTTATTGGTATAACTTTCCGCGAGAAAACTCCGAATCCGATTTACATCAAAGGGGGCTTAAGTAA
- a CDS encoding polysaccharide biosynthesis protein, giving the protein MFKDKILLITGGTGSFGNAVLERFLCTDIKEIRIFSRDEKKQDDMRTLYQNNKIKFYIGDVRDIQSIHNAMYHVDFVFHAAALKQVPSCEFFPLEAVKTNVLGTENVLTAAIQAGVQKVICLSTDKAAYPVNAMGISKAMMEKTFIAKSRMLSSDQTLICGTRYGNVMASRGSVIPLFIEQIKAGKSLTVTDPNMTRFMMSLDEAVELVLYAFSHAENGDIMVQKSPAAPITHLAQALLELFHAQNKIDIIGTRHGEKIYEVLLTKEEAAKAIDLGNFYKIPADNRDLNYGKYLEVGSPKITLTDEYNSTNTKILSIEEIKVKLLKLPYIQDELQKWKDGK; this is encoded by the coding sequence ATGTTCAAAGATAAAATTTTACTCATCACAGGTGGTACTGGATCATTTGGCAATGCGGTATTGGAACGTTTTTTATGTACCGACATTAAAGAAATCCGGATTTTCTCCCGCGATGAAAAAAAGCAAGATGATATGCGAACTTTATATCAAAATAATAAGATCAAATTTTACATTGGCGATGTACGAGATATACAAAGCATCCATAACGCAATGTATCATGTAGATTTCGTTTTTCACGCTGCGGCCCTAAAGCAAGTCCCTTCTTGCGAGTTTTTCCCCCTTGAAGCGGTAAAAACAAATGTTCTTGGCACCGAAAATGTATTAACTGCAGCGATTCAAGCAGGGGTACAAAAAGTAATTTGCCTTTCTACCGACAAAGCGGCCTACCCGGTAAACGCAATGGGTATTTCAAAAGCGATGATGGAGAAAACGTTTATCGCCAAATCGAGAATGCTCTCATCGGACCAAACACTCATTTGCGGTACAAGATACGGCAATGTAATGGCATCGCGCGGCTCCGTCATCCCTCTTTTCATTGAACAAATAAAAGCTGGTAAATCATTAACCGTTACAGACCCTAATATGACACGTTTTATGATGAGTCTTGATGAAGCAGTTGAACTCGTTTTATACGCCTTCTCTCACGCGGAAAATGGCGACATTATGGTCCAAAAATCGCCCGCTGCACCGATCACTCATTTAGCGCAAGCCCTTCTTGAATTATTCCATGCACAAAATAAAATCGACATTATCGGCACCCGTCACGGAGAAAAAATATACGAAGTCCTTTTAACAAAAGAAGAAGCCGCAAAAGCAATCGACCTCGGTAACTTTTATAAAATTCCTGCAGATAATCGCGATTTAAACTATGGCAAGTATCTTGAAGTAGGTTCTCCAAAAATTACATTAACCGATGAATACAATTC